The Ciconia boyciana chromosome 15, ASM3463844v1, whole genome shotgun sequence genome has a segment encoding these proteins:
- the GNB1L gene encoding guanine nucleotide-binding protein subunit beta-like protein 1 isoform X1 produces MLERAAARAADAALPSAISVSSPPVHCSMALPPPDPQFVLRGTSAAVHALHFSCGGQEPDVPVLFSGSENGFIHVWNLKTHRVDTALDGHGRKSVYCVETMGGKNRLLSQGRDQRICLWDLAEGRTSVTDAVFTENVGFCRCSLLKVAQERWLMATAAKALEEVQVLELPSKMSVCTLKPEVGAKLGMPMCLKLWQLNCGSQPLLLAGYEDGSVVLWNLSTGKALSQLACHQEPVMSLDFDSEKAKGISGSSEKVLSIWSLNEQQNLQVYKTHQLVNAGISDITIRPDKKILATAGWDHRIRIFGWKKMKPLAVLDYHTATVHCVSFSDHKNPSERLLAAGSKDHRISIWSIYTQT; encoded by the exons GCTGCCTTGCCCTCTGCGATATCCGTGTCGTCTCCCCCAGTTCACTGCTCGATGGCTCTGCCACCTCCGGATCCACAGTTTGTTCTCAGAGGCACCAGTGCTGCAGTCCACGCGCTGCATTTTTCCTGTGGCGGCCAAGAACCTGATGTCCCTGTTCTTTTCTCTGG GTCTGAGAATGGGTTTATCCATGTCTGGAACCTGAAAACGCACAGAGTGGACACAGCACTGGATGGCCATGGAAGAAAATCTGTCTACTGCGTGGAGACAATGGGTGGTAAAAACAGGCTCCTCAG TCAGGGTCGTGACCAGAGGATCTGCTTGTGGGATTTAGCAGAGGGACGGACATCAGTGACGGATGCTGTCTTCACGGAGAATGTGGGATTCTGCAGATGCTCTCTGTTAAAGGTGGCACAGGAACGCTGGCTAATGGCCACAGCAGCCAAAGCCCTGGAGGAG GTTCAGGTTTTGGAGCTGCCGTCCAAGATGTCAGTCTGTACCTTGAAGCCAGAGGTGGGTGCCAAGCTGGGCATGCCCATGTGTCTGAAGTTATGGCAG CTCAACTGTGGTTCACAACCTTTGCTTCTGGCTGGCTATGAAGATGGATCAGTGGTCCTTTGGAATTTGTCAACGGGAAAAGCGTTGAGCCAACTTGCTTGCCACCAGGAGCCAGTGATGAGCCTTGATTTTGACTCGGAGAAGGCCAAGGGGATCTCGGGCTCATCTGAAAAGGTGCTTAGCATCTGGAGCCTCAATGAGCAACAGAACCTCCAG GTTTACAAAACACACCAACTTGTCAACGCTGGCATATCTGATATCACCATCCGTCCAGACAAGAAGATTTTAGCAACAGCAGGATGGGATCATCGCATCAGGATCtttggctggaaaaaaatgaagcccTTAGCAGTGCTGGACTACCACACAGCAACTGTCCATTGTGTGTCCTTCTCAGATCACAAAAACCCCAGTGAGAGACTGCTGGCAGCTGGCTCAAAAGATCACCGCATCAGTATCTGGTCAATATATACTCAGACGTGA
- the GNB1L gene encoding guanine nucleotide-binding protein subunit beta-like protein 1 isoform X2, with product MALPPPDPQFVLRGTSAAVHALHFSCGGQEPDVPVLFSGSENGFIHVWNLKTHRVDTALDGHGRKSVYCVETMGGKNRLLSQGRDQRICLWDLAEGRTSVTDAVFTENVGFCRCSLLKVAQERWLMATAAKALEEVQVLELPSKMSVCTLKPEVGAKLGMPMCLKLWQFYFSFDQLNCGSQPLLLAGYEDGSVVLWNLSTGKALSQLACHQEPVMSLDFDSEKAKGISGSSEKVLSIWSLNEQQNLQVYKTHQLVNAGISDITIRPDKKILATAGWDHRIRIFGWKKMKPLAVLDYHTATVHCVSFSDHKNPSERLLAAGSKDHRISIWSIYTQT from the exons ATGGCTCTGCCACCTCCGGATCCACAGTTTGTTCTCAGAGGCACCAGTGCTGCAGTCCACGCGCTGCATTTTTCCTGTGGCGGCCAAGAACCTGATGTCCCTGTTCTTTTCTCTGG GTCTGAGAATGGGTTTATCCATGTCTGGAACCTGAAAACGCACAGAGTGGACACAGCACTGGATGGCCATGGAAGAAAATCTGTCTACTGCGTGGAGACAATGGGTGGTAAAAACAGGCTCCTCAG TCAGGGTCGTGACCAGAGGATCTGCTTGTGGGATTTAGCAGAGGGACGGACATCAGTGACGGATGCTGTCTTCACGGAGAATGTGGGATTCTGCAGATGCTCTCTGTTAAAGGTGGCACAGGAACGCTGGCTAATGGCCACAGCAGCCAAAGCCCTGGAGGAG GTTCAGGTTTTGGAGCTGCCGTCCAAGATGTCAGTCTGTACCTTGAAGCCAGAGGTGGGTGCCAAGCTGGGCATGCCCATGTGTCTGAAGTTATGGCAG ttttacttttcctttgatCAGCTCAACTGTGGTTCACAACCTTTGCTTCTGGCTGGCTATGAAGATGGATCAGTGGTCCTTTGGAATTTGTCAACGGGAAAAGCGTTGAGCCAACTTGCTTGCCACCAGGAGCCAGTGATGAGCCTTGATTTTGACTCGGAGAAGGCCAAGGGGATCTCGGGCTCATCTGAAAAGGTGCTTAGCATCTGGAGCCTCAATGAGCAACAGAACCTCCAG GTTTACAAAACACACCAACTTGTCAACGCTGGCATATCTGATATCACCATCCGTCCAGACAAGAAGATTTTAGCAACAGCAGGATGGGATCATCGCATCAGGATCtttggctggaaaaaaatgaagcccTTAGCAGTGCTGGACTACCACACAGCAACTGTCCATTGTGTGTCCTTCTCAGATCACAAAAACCCCAGTGAGAGACTGCTGGCAGCTGGCTCAAAAGATCACCGCATCAGTATCTGGTCAATATATACTCAGACGTGA